CACAAGTGTTTGCGCTGTAACGCAGCGGAGCGGGGGTGGCTGGGCAGCGTCCGGCTGCTTCTGGCGGCTTTCCCGCGGCGCTGGATGTGCCGGCGGGTCGCCGCCAACGCCCCGATCTCCGCCCACGTGGATAAGCGCCTCGGGTTGCCGCGCTCGCGTGTGATCTATTACGGGGTGCCGGATGGCCGCACCCGTGCCGCCAACTCGAGCGGGTGCAGCGCCGCCGCGGCGAACTTGGAGCAGGCTGGGCGGCGCGCGGACTCCCCGGGGGGCCGCAGCGATGTCCCTGAAGCGGGCTCGCGCCGACCTCGCCAGTTCGGCTACGTGGGCAGGCTGGTGAGCGAAAAGGGTCTACCCCTGTTGCTGCTCGCGGGTCAGCGGCTGCACCAGGAGGGGCTGGAGTTTCACCTGTTCTTCATTGGCGACGGGCCCGAGCGCCCCGCCCTGGAGGAGCTCACCGATCGTCTGGGGCTGCGGGATCGTGTCACGTTTACCGGGTTTCTGCAGGGAGAGTCGCTGGATCGTGCGCTGTTCGACCTGGATGCCGTGGTCATGCCCTCCATCTGGGAAGAGACGGCCGGGCTCGCGGCCATGGAGCACATGATGCGCGGCCGGCCCGTCATCGCTGCGGACATTGGCGGGCTCGGTGAAGTGGTGGGAGAGGCTGGTCTGATGTTCCCGCCTGCGGATGTGGGCGGGCTGACCCGGCGCCTGCGGCAGATCGTGGAGGGACGGGTGCTGGTTGATGAGCTTGGACGGAGCGCCCGGGAACGTGCGCTGCGAGTATTCGGGCAGCAGCGCATGGTTGGCGAATACGCGGCCCTTTACCATCTGCTGCGCGAGAAGTCCAGTCTCACCTGAGCAGATCGTTGGCTCATCTCGTCGACCGAGCCGGGGCGTGGATACGCCAGACATCCCTCCGTTGGAGCCTGTCTACGTTGAGCGCGGCAGCGGAGGTGGGTGCACGTCGACTCGCCTCCGCGGCGCTGGCGCTGACCG
This Gemmatimonadota bacterium DNA region includes the following protein-coding sequences:
- a CDS encoding glycosyltransferase family 4 protein; the protein is MKKVLLYSHYFSPAVGGAERFVELLASGLVREGHHVVVATATPPSKVVSTAFPFRVVRQPGAAALWRLIRSSDMVQLAGPAFLPLMLALLQRKPVVVEHHGYQAVCPNGLLLYEPTKAVCPGHFVARRYHKCLRCNAAERGWLGSVRLLLAAFPRRWMCRRVAANAPISAHVDKRLGLPRSRVIYYGVPDGRTRAANSSGCSAAAANLEQAGRRADSPGGRSDVPEAGSRRPRQFGYVGRLVSEKGLPLLLLAGQRLHQEGLEFHLFFIGDGPERPALEELTDRLGLRDRVTFTGFLQGESLDRALFDLDAVVMPSIWEETAGLAAMEHMMRGRPVIAADIGGLGEVVGEAGLMFPPADVGGLTRRLRQIVEGRVLVDELGRSARERALRVFGQQRMVGEYAALYHLLREKSSLT